The Streptomyces sp. NBC_01255 genome window below encodes:
- a CDS encoding SCP2 sterol-binding domain-containing protein, producing MATITECRGALDRLSDNLARADGDVRGATALDRTLSCHITDLDTTFTGRLADGRIEVVDTVPGPPPAKAQIRLAMTGDDLVAMVGGELNFAKAWASGRVRLEAGFRDLLKLRSLL from the coding sequence ATGGCGACGATCACTGAGTGCCGTGGCGCACTGGACAGACTTTCGGACAATCTCGCGCGGGCCGACGGCGACGTGCGGGGTGCGACCGCGCTCGACCGCACCCTGAGCTGCCACATCACGGACCTGGACACGACCTTCACGGGCCGTCTCGCCGACGGCCGGATCGAGGTCGTGGACACGGTGCCGGGGCCACCGCCCGCGAAGGCGCAGATCCGGCTCGCGATGACCGGCGACGACCTGGTGGCGATGGTGGGCGGCGAGCTGAACTTCGCGAAGGCCTGGGCCTCCGGCCGGGTCAGGCTGGAGGCCGGCTTCCGCGACCTGCTGAAGCTGCGCTCGCTCCTGTAA